In Cicer arietinum cultivar CDC Frontier isolate Library 1 chromosome 1, Cicar.CDCFrontier_v2.0, whole genome shotgun sequence, one DNA window encodes the following:
- the LOC101504633 gene encoding uncharacterized protein, with protein sequence MVCFCFLVDQRREMQRSKPAAGICSRCGGGVSVADMKTATRFCYVPFYWKTWRAIVCTFCGAVLRSYNH encoded by the coding sequence ATGGTGTGCTTTTGTTTTCTGGTGGACCAGAGGCGGGAGATGCAGCGGAGCAAGCCGGCGGCGGGGATCTGCTCACGGTGCGGCGGTGGTGTCAGCGTGGCGGATATGAAGACGGCAACAAGGTTTTGCTATGTCCCGTTTTATTGGAAAACATGGAGAGCCATTGTTTGCACTTTTTGTGGAGCTGTTCTTCGTTCTTACAACCACTAG
- the LOC101504304 gene encoding secretory carrier-associated membrane protein 1-like isoform X1, which translates to MSNFESNPFAEEEVNPFADAPQGKASGKSNYGGGAFYTTNPGSVSSGTSKLSPLPHEPHDRGATTVDIPLEMPQDLIAKEKELQAREAELKRREQELKRKEDAIARAGIVIEEKNWPPFFPLIHHDIANEIPIHLQTIQYVAFTTWLGLILCLSWNIAAVTVAWLKGEGLSIWFLAIIYFISGVPGSYAMWYRPLYRATRTDSALKFGWFFFCYSFHILFCVLAAVAPPIIFKGKSLAGVLPAIEILTYNPLVGILYFIGFGFFAIESLLSIWVIQQVYMYFRGSGKAAQMKREAATGAMMRAL; encoded by the exons ATGAGTAACTTTGAATCCAATCCCTTCGCCGAAGAAGAGGTTAATCCTTTCGCC gaTGCTCCTCAAGGAAAAGCTTCAGGGAAATCAAATTATGGTGGAGGTGCATTCTACACTACT AACCCAGGAAGTGTTTCCTCTGGAACCTCAAAGCTCTCACCACTTCCTCATGAGCCTCATGATCGTGGGGCAACAACTGTTGATATTCCTCTTGAAATGCCACAG GACCTCATAGCAAAGGAGAAGGAACTTCAAGCTAGAGAGGCTGAATTGAAAAGAAGGGAACAG GAgctaaaaagaaaagaagatgcTATAGCTCGAG CTGGAATAGTTATAGAGGAAAAAAATTGGCCACCTTTTTTCCCTCTTATTCATCATGACATTGCAAATGAAATACCAATACATCTTCAAACAATCCAGTATGTTGCGTTTACAACATGGTTGG GTTTGATTTTATGCCTTTCATGGAATATTGCGGCTGTTACAGTAGCATGGCTCAAAGGAGAAG GTCTGTCAATATGGTTTCTTGCTATCATATACTTTATTTCCGGTGTACCAGGATCCTATGCAATGTGGTATCGCCCTCTTTATCGTGCTACCAG GACGGACAGTGCGCTAAAGTTTGGCTGGTTTTTCTTCTGTTATTCG TTCCACATTCTCTTTTGCGTTTTGGCTGCAGTTGCACCTCCAATTATCTTCAAAGGAAAATCTCTTGC AGGTGTTCTGCCTGCAATTGAGATACTGACCTACAATCCATTGGTTGGG ATACTCTACTTTATCGGGTTTGGTTTTTTCGCCATTGAATCACTGCTGAGCATCTGGGTTATTCAG CAAGTATACATGTACTTCCGCGGCAGTGGGAAGGCTGCTCAAATGAAACGTGAAGCTGCAACGGGGGCCATGATGAGAGCCCTATGA
- the LOC101504304 gene encoding secretory carrier-associated membrane protein 1-like isoform X2 — protein sequence MSNFESNPFAEEEVNPFADAPQGKASGKSNYGGGAFYTTNPGSVSSGTSKLSPLPHEPHDRGATTVDIPLEMPQDLIAKEKELQAREAELKRREQELKRKEDAIARGLILCLSWNIAAVTVAWLKGEGLSIWFLAIIYFISGVPGSYAMWYRPLYRATRTDSALKFGWFFFCYSFHILFCVLAAVAPPIIFKGKSLAGVLPAIEILTYNPLVGILYFIGFGFFAIESLLSIWVIQQVYMYFRGSGKAAQMKREAATGAMMRAL from the exons ATGAGTAACTTTGAATCCAATCCCTTCGCCGAAGAAGAGGTTAATCCTTTCGCC gaTGCTCCTCAAGGAAAAGCTTCAGGGAAATCAAATTATGGTGGAGGTGCATTCTACACTACT AACCCAGGAAGTGTTTCCTCTGGAACCTCAAAGCTCTCACCACTTCCTCATGAGCCTCATGATCGTGGGGCAACAACTGTTGATATTCCTCTTGAAATGCCACAG GACCTCATAGCAAAGGAGAAGGAACTTCAAGCTAGAGAGGCTGAATTGAAAAGAAGGGAACAG GAgctaaaaagaaaagaagatgcTATAGCTCGAG GTTTGATTTTATGCCTTTCATGGAATATTGCGGCTGTTACAGTAGCATGGCTCAAAGGAGAAG GTCTGTCAATATGGTTTCTTGCTATCATATACTTTATTTCCGGTGTACCAGGATCCTATGCAATGTGGTATCGCCCTCTTTATCGTGCTACCAG GACGGACAGTGCGCTAAAGTTTGGCTGGTTTTTCTTCTGTTATTCG TTCCACATTCTCTTTTGCGTTTTGGCTGCAGTTGCACCTCCAATTATCTTCAAAGGAAAATCTCTTGC AGGTGTTCTGCCTGCAATTGAGATACTGACCTACAATCCATTGGTTGGG ATACTCTACTTTATCGGGTTTGGTTTTTTCGCCATTGAATCACTGCTGAGCATCTGGGTTATTCAG CAAGTATACATGTACTTCCGCGGCAGTGGGAAGGCTGCTCAAATGAAACGTGAAGCTGCAACGGGGGCCATGATGAGAGCCCTATGA
- the LOC101504304 gene encoding secretory carrier-associated membrane protein 1-like isoform X3, producing the protein MSNFESNPFAEEEVNPFADAPQGKASGKSNYGGGAFYTTNPGSVSSGTSKLSPLPHEPHDRGATTVDIPLEMPQDLIAKEKELQAREAELKRREQELKRKEDAIARAGIVIEEKNWPPFFPLIHHDIANEIPIHLQTIQYVAFTTWLGLILCLSWNIAAVTVAWLKGEGLSIWFLAIIYFISGVPGSYAMWYRPLYRATRTDSALKFGWFFFCYSFHILFCVLAAVAPPIIFKGKSLAYSTLSGLVFSPLNHC; encoded by the exons ATGAGTAACTTTGAATCCAATCCCTTCGCCGAAGAAGAGGTTAATCCTTTCGCC gaTGCTCCTCAAGGAAAAGCTTCAGGGAAATCAAATTATGGTGGAGGTGCATTCTACACTACT AACCCAGGAAGTGTTTCCTCTGGAACCTCAAAGCTCTCACCACTTCCTCATGAGCCTCATGATCGTGGGGCAACAACTGTTGATATTCCTCTTGAAATGCCACAG GACCTCATAGCAAAGGAGAAGGAACTTCAAGCTAGAGAGGCTGAATTGAAAAGAAGGGAACAG GAgctaaaaagaaaagaagatgcTATAGCTCGAG CTGGAATAGTTATAGAGGAAAAAAATTGGCCACCTTTTTTCCCTCTTATTCATCATGACATTGCAAATGAAATACCAATACATCTTCAAACAATCCAGTATGTTGCGTTTACAACATGGTTGG GTTTGATTTTATGCCTTTCATGGAATATTGCGGCTGTTACAGTAGCATGGCTCAAAGGAGAAG GTCTGTCAATATGGTTTCTTGCTATCATATACTTTATTTCCGGTGTACCAGGATCCTATGCAATGTGGTATCGCCCTCTTTATCGTGCTACCAG GACGGACAGTGCGCTAAAGTTTGGCTGGTTTTTCTTCTGTTATTCG TTCCACATTCTCTTTTGCGTTTTGGCTGCAGTTGCACCTCCAATTATCTTCAAAGGAAAATCTCTTGC ATACTCTACTTTATCGGGTTTGGTTTTTTCGCCATTGAATCACTGCTGA
- the LOC101503000 gene encoding protein STRUBBELIG-RECEPTOR FAMILY 3 isoform X2 produces the protein MCFLSANNFTGSIPTSLSTLTELTATSLNDNLLSGEIPDVFQSLTLLINLDLSNNNLSGELPPSVENLSAVTTLNLQNNKLSGTLDVLQDLPLKELNVENNLFSGSIPQKMLSIPDFRKDGNLFNLDGNATVAPAHPPHSPVTTAPPSGTVVSGTPASGRVPTKHADGPTASKQSSSGKSKKNTKRVVWITISGILGFIILALGLVLFIPRCGRRERVERTSKPHRPGAYGGERKSPWDNGPLVQPPSETEKVPKVAVTRPKENHQAEKDEQRMETLPKLLSHEIDMSALDVHSMPPPPPPPPPAPPLAAEKVIVEPTTFPGGDNVNPSKRSPIPPTFAKCFTIASLQQYTNSFSQDNLIGLGMLGSVYRAELPDGKILAVKKLDKRVSDHHKDDEFLELVNNIDRIRHANIVELIGYCVEHGQRLLIYEYCSNGSMYEALHSDDEFKTRLSWNARIRIALGAARALEYLHEQCQPPVIHRNFKSANILLDDDLSVRVSDCGLAPLITKGSVRQLSGQLLAAYGYGAPEFESGIYTYQSDVYSFGVVMLELLTGRQSYDRTRPRGEQFLVRWAIPQLHDIDALSRMVDPSLNGAYPAKSLSNFADIISRCVQSEPEFRPAMSEVVLYLLNMIRRESQQNESNER, from the exons ATGTG TTTTCTTTCAGCTAACAATTTCACTGGAAGTATTCCAACCTCTTTATCCACACTGACAGAACTGACTGCCAC GTCTCTTAATGATAACCTGTTATCTGGAGAAATACCAGATGTCTTTCAGTCTCTTACACTGTTGATCAATTT AGAtttatctaataataatttgagtGGGGAATTGCCTCCATCCGTTGAGAATTTGTCGGCTGTGACCACCTT AAATTTACAGAACAATAAACTGTCTGGGACACTCGATGTTTTGCAAGACCTTCCACTGAAAGAATT AAATGTTGAGAACAACCTATTTTCTGGATCAATACCTCAAAAGATGTTAAGCATCCCCGACTTCAG AAAAGATGGAAACCTATTTAACCTTGATGGTAATGCTACAGTAGCTCCGGCTCATCCACCTCATTCTCCAGTAACCACCGCACCACCATCAGGAACTGTGGTTTCTGGGACACCGGCTTCTGGACGTGTACCTACTAAACATGCCGATGGACCAACTGCATCAAAACAATCAAGTTCCGGGAAATcgaaaaaaaacaccaaaagaGTGGTTTGGATAACTATTTCTGGTATATTGGGGTTTATTATCTTGGCACTAGGACTTGTTCTCTTTATTCCAAGATGTGGCAGAAGGGAACGGGTTGAAAGAACCTCCAAACCACATCGGCCTGGAGCATATGGAGGCGAACGAAAGAGTCCTTGGGATAATGGGCCTCTAGTCCAACCACCTAGTGAAACTGAGAAAG TACCAAAAGTGGCTGTTACGAGGCCAAAAGAGAATCATCAAGCTGAGAAAGACGAACAAAGAATGGAAACACTGCCAAAGCTATTAAGTCATGAGATAGATATGAGTGCACTAGATGTACATTCAATGCCACCTCCAcctccacctccacctcctGCTCCACCACTTGCTGCTGAGAAGGTGATTGTCGAGCCAACAACATTCCCCGGAGGGGATAACGTCAATCCTTCCAAAAGAAGCCCAATTCCTCCCACCTTCGCAAAATGTTTCACCATTGCATCCCTTCAACAGTATACAAATAGCTTTTCTCAAGATAATCTTATAGGATTAGGCATGCTGGGGAGTGTATATAGGGCAGAGCTTCCTGATGGAAAG ATACTTGCTGTGAAGAAACTAGACAAGAGAGTTTCTGATcaccacaaagatgatgaattTCTTGAATTGGTAAACAATATTGACAGAATTCGGCATGCAAATATTGTTGAGCTTATTGGGTACTGTGTAGAGCATGGACAAAGGCTTCTGATCTATGAGTACTGCAGTAATGGGTCGATGTATGAAGCACTTCATTCAGATGATGAATTCAAAACAAGACTGTCTTGGAATGCTCGTATTCGGATAGCACTTGGGGCAGCCAGAGCCTTAGA GTACTTGCATGAGCAATGTCAGCCACCTGTGATACACAGAAATTTCAAGTCTGCTAACATTCTCCTTGATGATGATCTATCCGTGCGTGTATCTGACTGTGGTTTGGCTCCATTAATAACTAAAGGTTCCGTGCGTCAG CTCTCAGGACAGCTGCTAGCAGCTTATGGCTATGGTGCTCCAGAATTTGAATCAGGAATTTACACCTACCAGAGTGACGTGTACAGCTTTGGAGTGGTTATGTTAGAACTTTTGACAGGCCGTCAGTCCTACGACAG GACACGTCCTCGAGGTGAACAGTTTCTTGTAAGATGGGCAATTCCTCAACTTCATGATATTGATGCATTATCGAGGATGGTTGATCCTTCTCTAAATGGAGCTTACCCTGCAAAATCGTTGTCAAATTTTGCCGACATTATTTCTAGATGTGTTCAG TCTGAGCCAGAATTTAGGCCAGCAATGTCTGAGGTTGTCTTGTACTTGCTAAATATGATAAGGAGGGAGTCTCAACAAAATGAATCAAATGAGAGATGA
- the LOC101503000 gene encoding protein STRUBBELIG-RECEPTOR FAMILY 3 isoform X1: MWRSMCEVRSAAQYKRMKIYIEVLVGFILVYVVQFSLADTNPIDVAAINKLYAALGNPVLPGWVASAGDPCGEAWQGVQCNGSLIQQINLIGANLGGELGDSLGEFVSIKSIILSNNHIGGIIPLSLPVTLQTLFLSANNFTGSIPTSLSTLTELTATSLNDNLLSGEIPDVFQSLTLLINLDLSNNNLSGELPPSVENLSAVTTLNLQNNKLSGTLDVLQDLPLKELNVENNLFSGSIPQKMLSIPDFRKDGNLFNLDGNATVAPAHPPHSPVTTAPPSGTVVSGTPASGRVPTKHADGPTASKQSSSGKSKKNTKRVVWITISGILGFIILALGLVLFIPRCGRRERVERTSKPHRPGAYGGERKSPWDNGPLVQPPSETEKVPKVAVTRPKENHQAEKDEQRMETLPKLLSHEIDMSALDVHSMPPPPPPPPPAPPLAAEKVIVEPTTFPGGDNVNPSKRSPIPPTFAKCFTIASLQQYTNSFSQDNLIGLGMLGSVYRAELPDGKILAVKKLDKRVSDHHKDDEFLELVNNIDRIRHANIVELIGYCVEHGQRLLIYEYCSNGSMYEALHSDDEFKTRLSWNARIRIALGAARALEYLHEQCQPPVIHRNFKSANILLDDDLSVRVSDCGLAPLITKGSVRQLSGQLLAAYGYGAPEFESGIYTYQSDVYSFGVVMLELLTGRQSYDRTRPRGEQFLVRWAIPQLHDIDALSRMVDPSLNGAYPAKSLSNFADIISRCVQSEPEFRPAMSEVVLYLLNMIRRESQQNESNER; encoded by the exons ATGTGGAGATCAATGTGTGAGGTGAGATCTGCTGCACAGTACAAGAGAATGAAAATCTATATAGAAGTTCTAGTTGGATTCATTTTGGTATATGTGGTCCAGTTTTCACTTGCTGATACTAATCCAATTGATG TTGCtgcaattaataaattatatgctGCATTGGGAAATCCTGTTCTTCCTGGGTGGGTTGCTAGCGCAGGAGACCCGTGTGGAGAAGCGTGGCAAGGTGTTCAATGTAACGGTTCACTCATACAACAAAT AAATCTGATTGGTGCAAATTTGGGAGGCGAACTGGGTGATAGCTTGGGAGAGTTTGTTTCTATCAAATCAAT AATTCTAAGCAACAATCACATTGGAGGAATTATTCCATTAAGTTTGCCAGTAACCTTGCAAACTCT TTTTCTTTCAGCTAACAATTTCACTGGAAGTATTCCAACCTCTTTATCCACACTGACAGAACTGACTGCCAC GTCTCTTAATGATAACCTGTTATCTGGAGAAATACCAGATGTCTTTCAGTCTCTTACACTGTTGATCAATTT AGAtttatctaataataatttgagtGGGGAATTGCCTCCATCCGTTGAGAATTTGTCGGCTGTGACCACCTT AAATTTACAGAACAATAAACTGTCTGGGACACTCGATGTTTTGCAAGACCTTCCACTGAAAGAATT AAATGTTGAGAACAACCTATTTTCTGGATCAATACCTCAAAAGATGTTAAGCATCCCCGACTTCAG AAAAGATGGAAACCTATTTAACCTTGATGGTAATGCTACAGTAGCTCCGGCTCATCCACCTCATTCTCCAGTAACCACCGCACCACCATCAGGAACTGTGGTTTCTGGGACACCGGCTTCTGGACGTGTACCTACTAAACATGCCGATGGACCAACTGCATCAAAACAATCAAGTTCCGGGAAATcgaaaaaaaacaccaaaagaGTGGTTTGGATAACTATTTCTGGTATATTGGGGTTTATTATCTTGGCACTAGGACTTGTTCTCTTTATTCCAAGATGTGGCAGAAGGGAACGGGTTGAAAGAACCTCCAAACCACATCGGCCTGGAGCATATGGAGGCGAACGAAAGAGTCCTTGGGATAATGGGCCTCTAGTCCAACCACCTAGTGAAACTGAGAAAG TACCAAAAGTGGCTGTTACGAGGCCAAAAGAGAATCATCAAGCTGAGAAAGACGAACAAAGAATGGAAACACTGCCAAAGCTATTAAGTCATGAGATAGATATGAGTGCACTAGATGTACATTCAATGCCACCTCCAcctccacctccacctcctGCTCCACCACTTGCTGCTGAGAAGGTGATTGTCGAGCCAACAACATTCCCCGGAGGGGATAACGTCAATCCTTCCAAAAGAAGCCCAATTCCTCCCACCTTCGCAAAATGTTTCACCATTGCATCCCTTCAACAGTATACAAATAGCTTTTCTCAAGATAATCTTATAGGATTAGGCATGCTGGGGAGTGTATATAGGGCAGAGCTTCCTGATGGAAAG ATACTTGCTGTGAAGAAACTAGACAAGAGAGTTTCTGATcaccacaaagatgatgaattTCTTGAATTGGTAAACAATATTGACAGAATTCGGCATGCAAATATTGTTGAGCTTATTGGGTACTGTGTAGAGCATGGACAAAGGCTTCTGATCTATGAGTACTGCAGTAATGGGTCGATGTATGAAGCACTTCATTCAGATGATGAATTCAAAACAAGACTGTCTTGGAATGCTCGTATTCGGATAGCACTTGGGGCAGCCAGAGCCTTAGA GTACTTGCATGAGCAATGTCAGCCACCTGTGATACACAGAAATTTCAAGTCTGCTAACATTCTCCTTGATGATGATCTATCCGTGCGTGTATCTGACTGTGGTTTGGCTCCATTAATAACTAAAGGTTCCGTGCGTCAG CTCTCAGGACAGCTGCTAGCAGCTTATGGCTATGGTGCTCCAGAATTTGAATCAGGAATTTACACCTACCAGAGTGACGTGTACAGCTTTGGAGTGGTTATGTTAGAACTTTTGACAGGCCGTCAGTCCTACGACAG GACACGTCCTCGAGGTGAACAGTTTCTTGTAAGATGGGCAATTCCTCAACTTCATGATATTGATGCATTATCGAGGATGGTTGATCCTTCTCTAAATGGAGCTTACCCTGCAAAATCGTTGTCAAATTTTGCCGACATTATTTCTAGATGTGTTCAG TCTGAGCCAGAATTTAGGCCAGCAATGTCTGAGGTTGTCTTGTACTTGCTAAATATGATAAGGAGGGAGTCTCAACAAAATGAATCAAATGAGAGATGA